A genomic window from Promicromonospora sukumoe includes:
- a CDS encoding sugar phosphate isomerase/epimerase family protein, which yields MARPITLFTGQWADLPLEEVARLASEWGYDGLELACWGDHLDPWRWDDDEYVAGRLELLERHGLKVWAISNHLKGQAVCDDPIDQRHRDIVSDRVWGDGDPEGVRQRAAEEMKNTARLAAKLGVRTVVGFTGSAIWKYVAMFPPVSDAAIEAGYQDFADRWNPILDVFDEVGVKFAHEVHPSEIAYDYWTTVRTLEAIGHREAFGLNWDPSHMVWQDLDPVSFLWDFKDRIYHVDCKDTKKRMTNGRNGRMSSHLPWADPRRGWDFVSTGHGDVPWEDAFRMLNTIGYDGPISVEWEDAGMDRLVGAPEALQFVRSHAYDAPDSAFDAAFSTR from the coding sequence ATGGCACGACCCATCACCCTGTTCACCGGCCAGTGGGCCGATCTACCGCTCGAGGAGGTCGCACGCCTCGCGTCGGAGTGGGGCTACGACGGGCTCGAGCTCGCCTGCTGGGGCGACCACCTCGACCCGTGGCGCTGGGACGACGACGAGTACGTCGCCGGCCGCCTCGAGCTGCTGGAGCGGCACGGCCTCAAGGTGTGGGCGATCTCCAACCACCTCAAGGGCCAGGCCGTCTGCGACGACCCCATCGACCAGCGCCACCGCGACATCGTCTCCGACCGCGTGTGGGGGGACGGCGACCCCGAGGGCGTGCGGCAGCGTGCCGCCGAGGAGATGAAGAACACCGCACGGCTGGCCGCCAAGCTCGGCGTCCGGACCGTCGTCGGGTTCACCGGCTCCGCGATCTGGAAGTACGTGGCGATGTTCCCGCCGGTCTCCGACGCCGCGATCGAGGCCGGGTACCAGGACTTCGCCGACCGCTGGAACCCCATCCTCGACGTGTTCGACGAGGTGGGGGTCAAGTTCGCCCACGAGGTGCACCCCAGCGAGATCGCCTACGACTACTGGACCACCGTCCGGACGCTCGAGGCGATCGGCCACCGCGAGGCCTTCGGGCTGAACTGGGACCCCAGCCACATGGTGTGGCAGGACCTGGACCCGGTCAGCTTCCTGTGGGACTTCAAGGACCGGATCTACCACGTCGACTGCAAGGACACGAAGAAGCGCATGACGAACGGCCGCAACGGCCGCATGTCGTCGCACCTGCCGTGGGCGGACCCCCGCCGCGGCTGGGACTTCGTGTCGACCGGGCACGGCGACGTCCCGTGGGAGGACGCCTTCCGCATGCTCAACACCATCGGCTACGACGGCCCCATCTCCGTGGAGTGGGAGGACGCCGGCATGGACCGCCTCGTCGGCGCCCCCGAAGCACTCCAGTTCGTGCGCTCCCACGCGTACGACGCGCCGGACTCAGCGTTCGACGCCGCCTTCTCGACCCGCTGA
- a CDS encoding ThuA domain-containing protein, producing the protein MRKVLPTRRLLRSVVAATAVTALGVPAMVAAAAPSFAAQAAPAVTAAAEAAAEPFDALVFSRTAGFRHGSIPAGIEAITQLGAANDFTVTATEDASVFSDEGLADYEVVVFLSTTGDVLDEPQQAAFERYIQAGGGYAGIHAASDTEYEWPWYGELVGAYFNSHPQNQDATVKVEDHDHASTAHLPQRWDRFDEWYNYRSNPRDEVHVLASLDETSYDAGTGAMGADHPIAWCQAYDGGRSWYTGGGHTDASYTEPEFVEHLLGGLQTAAGVVDSDCNATQSDSYEMVPLDEDTANPMMLDVADDGTVFYVERDGRVQTIDPESNTTSTAMTLPVTQSNEDGLTGVVLDPDFATNGWVYLFWSPQDVGDDGPHNRVSRFDYDAAAGTIDRASEETVLIIPTQRQTCCHAGGDMVFDGDGNLYVATGDNTNPFESQGYSPLDERSGRENFDSQRTSANSNDLRGKVLRITPQDDGSYTIPDGNMFAPGTQDTLPEIYAMGFRNPFRIGVDPANDNVLVADYGPDAGSASAARGPAGTVEWNVVSEPGFYGWPYCTGANSDYRAYDFATGQSGAAFDCAGGPVNDSPNNTGITQLPAAVEAEVWYGYATNPLFPEIGGGGAPMGGPVYSYDPELESDTKWPAYWDGKALFGEWNQGRMYSFQLAGEQRDDLVDINRVLPGVFDPSVGFDRPMDFDFGPDGALYVVDWGSGFGGNNDTSGVYRVDYVEGDPTPIAQASADVTNGLAPLTVQFSSEGTRHPAGESLTLQWTFGDGSAPSTEANPTHTYTENGRYTAQLVATDAAGKTGVANVTIVVGNVAPEVSITFPENGGFFEWGDQVRYEIEVDDPDGEVACEDVKLFTSLGHDSHAHPFDELTGCEGVIQTARDEGHGIESNIFWVIEGFYTDDGGAAGAPLTATDLQVLQPKLVQSEFFTGTGRVDGIGEGAGDPGVQIEETGDTAGGGQNIGYIEPGDYWAHEPVSLVNVDEISLRAASGGGGGELSLRWDAPDGPEIGRITVPDTGGWQQYTDVATALTDVPSGSGSLHFVLLSGGVNANWMEIEGRGVTDNERPEVTLTVDPVAGDAPLTVTATAEATDPDGSGDLTYAWDAGLGDGFVDGTPSFEHTYEEPGTYRLQVRVTDEGGAYAVEYVMVEVTGVVPEPDLCLSGRSDDFLGDDVDPDRWTVLDRNQDLRVADGTLTIPATAADFYGTGNSTVPNIVLQDLPDGPFTATAKVTVPAYAQYQQAGLVVYGDADNYAKMVIQGRSAPADPATRIFQYIREEDGAPNEVGDSNTAALGQAYPDTVYVRLASSDGEDLTASYSSDGVDFTAMPQTKSLSGIDDPRIGLFALAGAGSAAAVVDAEFDWFHITPDDTAEAPGTDDEFDGDGLDGCRWDVVRPDPTGYRVTGGALEIDTTATDIYTENNTGTPNIVVQDLPDDDWTVETVVDGSDFDQQYQQGGLIVYGDDDNYVKLDLVTDNAAGAAVAQRLELRSEVDAVVQDPQPNVNELTSGTWHLRLSKEGSTFTGSYSADGEDWTAIDGSVTHDGLQDARVGLYALGASQQSVATASFGHFRVVGAAEPLEVSGTVSPAEPDGPDGQWLGPVTVTVEATGGPAGATVYREVNVDDGGWTEYTAPVEVSGSGAHTVQVRASADGETVVGETLRFTIAQPALDEATPAVEIVQPTCAYDRSGDEVVTGGALVTAEVEGVRSYVVREWVDGAAGDLVTDLDDLAPGRYRVAARPADGYALVAEGGWRLNASGLAVLFVTIEEPECPDPNTPDVVVTAATCDAGGSIDPVTLPGVRSYAVDRWVGGKAKGKVRDLADVAPGDYRVTASPSPRTKLTVTGDWKLERSGKAVVIVTVEDGCDTDQEAR; encoded by the coding sequence GTGAGAAAAGTGCTACCGACCCGCCGCTTGCTGCGGTCCGTGGTCGCGGCGACAGCCGTGACCGCGCTCGGTGTCCCGGCCATGGTGGCCGCCGCCGCCCCGTCCTTCGCGGCCCAGGCCGCACCGGCCGTGACCGCAGCCGCCGAGGCGGCGGCCGAACCCTTCGACGCCCTCGTGTTCTCCAGGACCGCCGGTTTCCGGCACGGCTCGATCCCCGCGGGGATCGAGGCGATCACCCAGCTCGGCGCGGCGAACGACTTCACGGTCACGGCCACCGAGGACGCGAGCGTCTTCAGCGACGAAGGGCTCGCCGACTACGAGGTGGTCGTCTTCCTGTCCACCACCGGCGACGTGCTGGACGAGCCGCAGCAGGCCGCGTTCGAGCGCTACATCCAGGCCGGCGGCGGCTACGCCGGCATCCACGCGGCGTCCGACACGGAGTACGAGTGGCCGTGGTACGGCGAGCTCGTCGGCGCCTACTTCAACTCGCACCCGCAGAACCAGGACGCCACCGTCAAGGTCGAGGACCACGACCACGCCTCGACCGCGCACCTGCCGCAGCGGTGGGACCGGTTCGACGAGTGGTACAACTACCGCTCGAACCCCCGTGACGAGGTGCACGTCCTCGCCTCCCTGGACGAGACGAGCTACGACGCGGGGACGGGCGCCATGGGCGCCGACCACCCGATCGCCTGGTGCCAGGCCTACGACGGGGGCCGGTCCTGGTACACGGGCGGCGGCCACACCGACGCCTCGTACACCGAGCCCGAGTTCGTCGAGCACCTGCTGGGCGGTCTGCAGACGGCGGCCGGGGTCGTCGACTCGGACTGCAACGCGACGCAGAGCGACAGCTACGAGATGGTGCCGCTCGACGAGGACACCGCCAACCCGATGATGCTGGACGTGGCCGACGACGGCACCGTCTTCTACGTCGAGCGGGACGGGCGGGTCCAGACGATCGACCCGGAGTCGAACACGACCAGCACCGCGATGACGCTGCCGGTCACCCAGTCCAACGAGGACGGGCTGACCGGGGTGGTGCTCGACCCGGACTTTGCGACGAACGGGTGGGTCTACCTGTTCTGGTCGCCGCAGGACGTCGGTGACGACGGCCCGCACAACCGGGTCTCCCGGTTCGACTACGACGCGGCCGCCGGCACGATCGACCGGGCGTCCGAGGAGACCGTGCTGATCATCCCGACGCAGCGTCAGACCTGCTGCCACGCGGGCGGCGACATGGTCTTCGACGGCGACGGCAACCTGTACGTGGCCACGGGCGACAACACCAACCCGTTCGAGTCCCAGGGGTACTCGCCGCTGGACGAGCGGTCGGGGCGGGAGAACTTCGACTCCCAGCGCACGTCGGCCAACAGCAACGACCTGCGCGGCAAGGTCCTGCGGATCACGCCGCAGGACGACGGCTCCTACACGATCCCGGACGGCAACATGTTCGCCCCGGGCACCCAGGACACGCTGCCCGAGATCTACGCCATGGGCTTCCGCAACCCCTTCCGGATCGGCGTCGACCCGGCGAACGACAACGTTCTCGTGGCCGACTACGGCCCGGACGCCGGATCGGCCAGCGCCGCTCGCGGCCCGGCCGGGACCGTCGAGTGGAACGTCGTCAGCGAGCCCGGGTTCTACGGCTGGCCGTACTGCACCGGTGCGAACAGCGACTACCGGGCGTACGACTTCGCCACGGGCCAGTCCGGCGCCGCGTTCGACTGCGCCGGCGGCCCGGTGAACGACTCGCCGAACAACACCGGCATCACGCAGCTGCCCGCCGCCGTGGAGGCGGAGGTCTGGTACGGGTACGCGACCAACCCGCTGTTCCCCGAGATCGGCGGCGGCGGCGCGCCCATGGGCGGCCCGGTCTACTCCTACGACCCGGAGCTGGAGTCGGACACCAAGTGGCCGGCCTACTGGGACGGCAAGGCGCTCTTCGGTGAGTGGAACCAGGGGCGGATGTACTCCTTCCAGCTCGCGGGGGAGCAGCGGGACGACCTGGTCGACATCAACCGGGTCCTGCCCGGGGTCTTCGACCCGAGCGTCGGCTTCGACCGGCCCATGGACTTCGACTTCGGGCCCGACGGCGCCCTGTACGTCGTGGACTGGGGCTCCGGCTTCGGGGGCAACAACGACACCTCGGGCGTGTACCGGGTCGACTACGTGGAGGGCGACCCGACGCCCATCGCCCAGGCGTCCGCCGACGTGACCAACGGCCTGGCACCGCTGACCGTGCAGTTCTCCTCGGAGGGCACCCGGCACCCGGCCGGCGAGTCCCTCACCCTGCAGTGGACCTTCGGCGACGGTTCGGCGCCCAGCACCGAGGCGAACCCGACCCACACGTACACCGAGAACGGCCGGTACACCGCCCAGCTGGTTGCCACCGACGCGGCCGGGAAGACCGGCGTCGCGAACGTGACGATCGTGGTCGGCAACGTCGCCCCGGAGGTGTCGATCACCTTCCCGGAGAACGGCGGCTTCTTCGAGTGGGGCGACCAGGTGCGGTACGAGATCGAGGTCGACGACCCGGACGGCGAGGTCGCCTGCGAGGACGTCAAGCTGTTCACCTCGCTCGGGCACGACTCCCACGCCCACCCGTTCGACGAGCTGACCGGCTGCGAGGGCGTCATCCAGACGGCCCGGGACGAGGGCCACGGCATCGAGTCGAACATCTTCTGGGTGATCGAGGGCTTCTACACCGACGACGGCGGCGCGGCCGGCGCACCGCTGACGGCGACCGACCTCCAGGTGCTGCAGCCCAAGCTGGTCCAGTCGGAGTTCTTCACCGGTACCGGTCGCGTGGACGGCATCGGCGAGGGAGCGGGTGACCCGGGCGTCCAGATCGAGGAGACCGGCGACACCGCCGGCGGCGGCCAGAACATCGGGTACATCGAGCCCGGCGACTACTGGGCGCACGAGCCCGTGAGCCTGGTGAACGTCGACGAGATCTCGCTGCGTGCGGCCTCCGGGGGCGGCGGCGGTGAGCTGTCGCTGCGCTGGGACGCACCCGACGGCCCGGAGATCGGCCGGATCACGGTGCCCGACACGGGCGGCTGGCAGCAGTACACCGACGTCGCCACCGCGCTGACGGACGTCCCGTCCGGCTCGGGATCGCTCCACTTCGTCCTGCTCTCCGGCGGGGTCAACGCCAACTGGATGGAGATCGAGGGCCGCGGGGTGACCGACAACGAGCGGCCCGAGGTCACGCTGACGGTCGACCCGGTCGCGGGCGACGCGCCCCTGACCGTCACCGCGACGGCGGAGGCCACCGACCCGGACGGTTCGGGCGACCTGACCTACGCCTGGGACGCCGGGCTCGGTGACGGGTTCGTCGACGGCACCCCGTCGTTCGAGCACACCTACGAGGAGCCGGGGACCTACCGCCTCCAGGTGCGCGTCACCGACGAGGGCGGCGCCTACGCCGTCGAGTACGTCATGGTCGAGGTCACCGGGGTCGTCCCGGAGCCGGACCTGTGCCTGTCGGGCCGCTCGGACGACTTCCTCGGGGACGACGTCGACCCGGACCGCTGGACCGTGCTCGACCGCAACCAGGACCTGCGGGTCGCCGACGGGACGCTCACGATCCCGGCGACCGCCGCGGACTTCTACGGGACGGGCAACTCCACGGTCCCGAACATCGTCCTGCAGGACCTGCCGGACGGCCCGTTCACGGCGACGGCGAAGGTGACCGTGCCGGCCTACGCGCAGTACCAGCAGGCCGGCCTGGTGGTCTACGGCGACGCCGACAACTACGCGAAGATGGTGATCCAGGGGCGCTCGGCGCCCGCCGACCCGGCCACCCGCATCTTCCAGTACATCCGTGAGGAGGACGGCGCGCCGAACGAGGTCGGGGACTCCAACACCGCGGCTCTCGGGCAGGCGTACCCGGACACGGTGTACGTGCGACTGGCCAGCAGCGACGGCGAGGACCTGACGGCCTCGTACTCGTCGGACGGCGTGGACTTCACGGCCATGCCGCAGACCAAGTCGCTGTCGGGCATCGACGACCCGCGGATCGGGCTCTTCGCGCTCGCGGGCGCCGGCTCGGCCGCCGCCGTCGTGGACGCCGAGTTCGACTGGTTCCACATCACCCCGGACGACACGGCCGAGGCACCCGGCACCGACGACGAGTTCGACGGGGACGGCCTGGACGGCTGCCGCTGGGACGTCGTCCGCCCCGACCCCACGGGCTACCGGGTGACCGGTGGCGCGCTGGAGATCGACACGACGGCCACGGACATCTACACGGAGAACAACACCGGCACGCCGAACATCGTCGTGCAGGACCTGCCGGACGACGACTGGACCGTGGAGACCGTGGTCGACGGGTCCGACTTCGACCAGCAGTACCAGCAGGGCGGCCTCATCGTGTACGGGGACGACGACAACTACGTCAAGCTCGACCTCGTGACCGACAACGCGGCGGGGGCGGCCGTCGCACAGCGGCTCGAGCTGCGCAGCGAGGTCGACGCCGTGGTGCAGGACCCGCAGCCGAACGTGAACGAGCTGACCTCGGGCACGTGGCACCTGCGGCTCTCGAAGGAGGGTTCGACCTTCACCGGCTCGTACAGCGCCGACGGTGAGGACTGGACCGCCATCGACGGTTCCGTGACCCATGACGGGCTGCAGGACGCCCGGGTGGGGCTCTACGCGCTCGGCGCCTCCCAGCAGTCGGTGGCCACGGCGTCGTTCGGCCACTTCCGGGTGGTCGGCGCCGCTGAGCCGCTCGAGGTGAGCGGCACCGTGTCGCCGGCCGAGCCGGACGGCCCGGACGGGCAGTGGCTCGGGCCGGTGACGGTCACCGTCGAGGCCACGGGCGGCCCGGCCGGCGCCACGGTGTACCGGGAGGTCAACGTCGACGACGGCGGCTGGACCGAGTACACGGCTCCGGTCGAGGTCTCGGGGTCCGGCGCCCACACCGTCCAGGTGCGGGCGTCCGCGGACGGCGAGACCGTCGTCGGCGAGACCCTCCGGTTCACGATCGCGCAGCCCGCGCTCGACGAGGCGACACCCGCGGTCGAGATCGTCCAGCCGACGTGCGCCTACGACCGGTCCGGCGACGAGGTCGTCACCGGCGGTGCGCTCGTCACCGCCGAGGTCGAGGGCGTGCGGTCCTACGTCGTGCGGGAGTGGGTCGACGGCGCCGCCGGTGACCTCGTGACCGACCTCGACGATCTCGCGCCAGGCAGGTACCGGGTCGCGGCCCGGCCCGCCGACGGGTACGCCCTCGTCGCCGAGGGCGGCTGGAGGCTCAACGCCAGCGGGCTCGCCGTGCTCTTCGTGACGATCGAGGAGCCCGAGTGCCCCGACCCGAACACGCCGGACGTCGTGGTGACCGCGGCGACGTGCGACGCCGGTGGGTCGATCGACCCGGTCACGCTGCCGGGCGTCCGCAGCTACGCCGTGGACCGCTGGGTCGGCGGCAAGGCGAAGGGCAAGGTGCGTGACCTGGCGGACGTGGCCCCGGGCGACTACCGCGTGACCGCATCGCCGAGCCCGCGGACGAAGCTGACCGTGACCGGGGACTGGAAGCTCGAACGCTCCGGCAAGGCCGTCGTGATCGTGACGGTCGAGGACGGGTGCGACACGGACCAGGAGGCCAGGTGA
- a CDS encoding Gfo/Idh/MocA family protein, whose product MSTATSELGVGMVGYAFMGAAHSQAWRTAPRFFDLPLVPRMRAVAGRDGAAVRAAADRLGWDDAVTGWQELLTRDDVGLVDVCTPGDTHAEIAVAALEAGKHVLCEKPLANTVAEAEAMSAAAEAAAQHGVRAMVGFTYRRVPAVALARQLVQEGRIGEVRHVRAQYLQDWLADPKAPMSWRLDKQKAGSGALGDIGAHVVDLAQHVTGESLTGVSGLLETFVHERPEAVSSSGLSGVADAGRTGKVTVDDAAVFLGRLSGGGLATFEATRFAWGRKNAIRLEVNGSKGSLAFDFEDMNLLHYYDATEESAVAGFRRIVVTEPEHPYVAAWWPPGHGLGYEHAFTHQVVDLMGDLAAGRQPTPSFADGLRVQRVLDGVERSAAGGGGWVSLA is encoded by the coding sequence ATGAGTACAGCAACGAGCGAGCTCGGGGTCGGCATGGTCGGCTACGCGTTCATGGGGGCAGCACACTCGCAGGCCTGGCGCACGGCGCCGCGGTTCTTCGACCTGCCGCTCGTACCGCGCATGCGCGCGGTCGCGGGCCGGGACGGGGCCGCGGTCCGTGCGGCGGCGGACCGGCTGGGCTGGGACGACGCCGTCACGGGGTGGCAGGAGCTGCTGACCCGGGACGACGTCGGGCTGGTCGACGTCTGTACGCCCGGCGACACGCACGCGGAGATCGCGGTCGCCGCCCTGGAGGCGGGCAAGCACGTCCTGTGCGAGAAGCCGCTGGCGAACACCGTGGCCGAGGCGGAGGCGATGTCCGCCGCCGCCGAGGCCGCGGCCCAGCACGGCGTGCGCGCGATGGTGGGGTTCACCTACCGTCGCGTGCCCGCCGTGGCCCTGGCCCGGCAGCTTGTCCAGGAGGGCCGGATCGGCGAGGTGCGGCACGTGCGCGCGCAGTACCTCCAGGACTGGCTCGCCGACCCGAAGGCGCCGATGTCCTGGCGCCTCGACAAGCAGAAGGCGGGCTCGGGCGCCCTGGGCGACATCGGCGCCCACGTGGTGGACCTGGCGCAGCACGTCACGGGCGAGTCGCTCACCGGGGTGAGCGGCCTGCTCGAGACCTTCGTCCACGAGCGTCCGGAGGCGGTGTCGTCCTCGGGCCTGTCCGGGGTGGCCGACGCCGGCCGCACCGGCAAGGTCACGGTCGACGACGCCGCGGTGTTCCTGGGGCGGCTGTCGGGCGGCGGGCTGGCGACCTTCGAGGCGACGCGGTTCGCCTGGGGCCGCAAGAACGCCATCCGGCTGGAGGTCAACGGGTCGAAGGGCTCCCTGGCCTTCGACTTCGAGGACATGAACCTGCTGCACTACTACGACGCGACGGAGGAGTCGGCGGTCGCCGGCTTCCGCCGGATCGTCGTCACCGAGCCGGAGCACCCGTACGTGGCGGCGTGGTGGCCGCCCGGGCACGGGCTCGGCTACGAGCACGCGTTCACGCACCAGGTCGTGGACCTGATGGGCGACCTGGCCGCCGGGCGGCAGCCGACGCCGTCGTTCGCCGACGGCCTGCGCGTCCAGCGGGTGCTGGACGGCGTCGAGCGCAGCGCCGCAGGAGGGGGAGGGTGGGTGTCCCTCGCCTGA
- a CDS encoding substrate-binding domain-containing protein — MTSSIVRTRRVSGAVVAAACAALVVAGCTSNEPRESEDTAAGPVTVTENDEPGDEVVIGFSAPAADHGWMGAITSAARAEAEKYEDVDLQVAEGTNDVNVQISQIEGFIDQGVDAIVLLPFDGAALTDVALDAMEAGIPVINVDREFTSPFAARATVLGDNYGMGVSAGTYVCEQLGDNPDAVVAEIAGIDSLPLTQDRSQGFADALDDCGLDVDARVAAEFTVESGEEQTANLLSAEPQIDAIWNHDDDQGIGVLAAIENAGRDEFFLVGGAGSNNMMEEIQDPESVVKATVIYPSTQAADGVKLARLVAQNKTVSDLASLGVPRTVQLFAPVVTADNVEEYLPIGFDS, encoded by the coding sequence ATGACCTCGTCCATTGTTCGCACGCGCCGGGTCTCCGGCGCCGTCGTCGCCGCGGCCTGCGCGGCGCTCGTCGTCGCCGGATGCACCAGCAACGAGCCCCGCGAGAGCGAGGACACCGCCGCCGGTCCCGTCACGGTGACCGAGAACGACGAGCCCGGCGACGAGGTCGTCATCGGGTTCTCCGCACCCGCCGCCGACCACGGCTGGATGGGTGCCATCACGAGTGCCGCCCGCGCCGAGGCGGAGAAGTACGAGGACGTCGACCTCCAGGTGGCCGAGGGCACCAACGACGTCAACGTGCAGATCAGCCAGATCGAGGGCTTCATCGACCAGGGCGTGGACGCCATCGTGCTCCTCCCGTTCGACGGCGCCGCCCTGACCGACGTGGCCCTCGACGCCATGGAGGCCGGCATCCCCGTCATCAACGTGGACCGCGAGTTCACCAGCCCGTTCGCCGCCCGCGCCACCGTGCTGGGCGACAACTACGGCATGGGCGTGAGCGCCGGCACCTACGTCTGCGAGCAGCTCGGGGACAACCCGGACGCCGTGGTCGCCGAGATCGCCGGCATCGACTCGCTGCCGCTGACCCAGGACCGCAGCCAGGGCTTCGCGGACGCCCTCGACGACTGCGGGCTCGACGTCGACGCGCGCGTCGCGGCCGAGTTCACCGTCGAGTCGGGCGAGGAGCAGACGGCGAACCTGCTGTCCGCCGAGCCGCAGATCGACGCCATCTGGAACCACGACGACGACCAGGGCATCGGCGTCCTGGCCGCCATCGAGAACGCGGGCCGGGACGAGTTCTTCCTGGTCGGCGGCGCCGGCTCCAACAACATGATGGAGGAGATCCAGGACCCGGAGAGCGTCGTCAAGGCGACGGTCATCTACCCGTCCACCCAGGCCGCGGACGGCGTCAAGCTCGCCCGTCTGGTCGCCCAGAACAAGACCGTCAGCGACCTCGCCTCGCTCGGCGTCCCCCGCACCGTGCAGCTCTTCGCGCCCGTCGTCACGGCGGACAACGTCGAGGAGTACCTGCCCATCGGCTTCGACTCCTGA